In a single window of the Nicotiana tomentosiformis chromosome 10, ASM39032v3, whole genome shotgun sequence genome:
- the LOC104111118 gene encoding xylan glycosyltransferase MUCI21 has translation MKINLVKKRASKPTMAFLGLMLFVLMIIMVGQNQLFFFSRLHSFIDSTPRTISHKHGGSSVQKSKSIISCDRSHYFYDICSINGPTIFDPFESTFSDMDPTNKNNTNITVEKIRPYPRKWENFTMGRIKEITLTTGPLSPTCLIQHKAQALVFSVGGYTGNFFHDINDGFLPLFITVNSLFPNQDFIFVISKLEDWWVQKYKDLLQSFSKHPIINLDKEINVTHCFPKATLGLMSHGFMTIDPKLTPTSKTLIDFHKFLATTYGAGHKPLRTLSQPQPQPRPQLVLASRNGSVGRLILNHDEVKLVAEQIGFEVILFEPRKNTSLHESFGLIHSSHAMIGVHGAALTHALFLRPSSIFIQIIPIGAEGVSDLCFGKIARDMKLVYEEYKIGIEESSLVDKFAKEDSLVLKNPKALQENGWSKEIMDIYLREQNIKLDLNRFRMYLKRAYRKAKAFMAVNG, from the exons ATGAAGATTAATTTGGTGAAGAAAAGAGCTTCAAAGCCAACAATGGCGTTTCTGGGACTCATGCTTTTCGTCTTAATGATTATAATGGTGGGGCAAAATCAACTTTTCTTCTTCTCCAGACTTCATTCTTTTATTGACTCAACCCCTCGTACAATCAGTCATAAACATGGAG GTTCTTCAGTACAAAAATCCAAGTCAATAATCAGCTGCGACAGGTCtcattatttttatgatatttgcTCAATCAACGGGCCAACAATTTTTGACCCATTTGAGTCAACTTTCTCTGACATGGATCCAAccaataagaataacacaaatatcACAGTTGAAAAGATTAGGCCCTACCCAAGAAAATGGGAGAATTTCACAATGGGCCGAATCAAGGAAATTACTCTAACTACAGGCCCATTAAGCCCAACATGTTTGATCCAACACAAAGCCCAAGCTCTTGTATTCAGTGTGGGAGGGTACACTGGAAATTTTTTCCATGACATAAATGATGGATTCCTTCCCTTATTTATCACTGTTAATTCTTTGTTTCCTAATCAAGATTTCATATTTGTAATCTCCAAATTGGAAGATTGGTGGGTCCAAAAGTACAAGGATTTATTACAAAGCTTTAGCAAACACCCCATCATTAATCTTGACAAGGAGATTAATGTCACACATTGTTTTCCTAAAGCAACACTTGGCCTAATGTCACATGGTTTTATGACCATAGACCCAAAATTAACACCAACCTCCAAAACCCTAATAGATTTTCATAAATTTCTAGCTACCACATATGGCGCCGGTCATAAACCTCTAAGAACCCTGTCTCAACCTCAGCCTCAGCCTCGACCTCAGCTCGTGCTGGCAAGCCGTAACGGAAGTGTTGGACGTTTGATACTGAACCATGACGAAGTAAAATTAGTCGCGGAACAGATTGGTTTCGAGGTGATTTTGTTCGAGCCGAGAAAAAACACATCATTGCATGAATCATTTGGATTGATACACTCAAGCCATGCAATGATTGGTGTGCATGGAGCAGCACTAACACATGCATTATTTCTACGTCCTAGTTCAATATTCATTCAAATTATTCCAATAGGAGCAGAAGGAGTTTCAGATCTTTGTTTTGGGAAAATAGCCAGGGATATGAAGTTGGTTTATGAGGAATACAAAATTGGAATTGAAGAAAGCAGTTTAGTGGACAAATTTGCAAAAGAAGATAGTTTGGTGCTCAAAAATCCAAAGGCTCTTCAAGAAAATGGTTGGTCTAAGGAGATTATGGATATTTATCTTAGAGAACAAAATATAAAGTTGGATTTAAATCGCTTTAGGATGTACTTGAAGAGAGCATACAGAAAAGCAAAAGCATTTATGGCTGTTAATGGATAG